One region of Peribacillus simplex genomic DNA includes:
- the purF gene encoding amidophosphoribosyltransferase produces the protein MLAEIRSLNEECGVVGVWGHPDAAQLAYYGLHSLQHRGQEGAGIVVTDGDQMSITKGEGLVTEIFTADKMQALSGSGKAAIGHVRYTTAGGGGYQNVQPFLFNSHTGGLALAHNGNIVNAHQLKAQLEGQGSIFQTTSDTEVLAHLIKRSGYSDVRDSVKNSLSMLKGAYAFVIMTENQMIMARDPHGFRPLSLGKIGDAYFAASETCALDIVGAEFIRDIEPGELVVINDEGITSEYFSLSSQQAMCTMEYVYFSRPDSNIDGINVHTARKNLGKQMALEAKIEADVVTGVPDSSISAAIGYAEAAGIPYEMGLIKNRYVGRTFIQPSQSLREQGVKMKLSPVRGVVEGKRVIMVDDSIVRGTTSRRIVRMLKDAGAKEVHVVISSPPIKNPCFYGIDTSKKEELIASSKSVEEIREIIGADSLTFLSVEGMVEAIGRPFPGETRGSCLACFTGNYPTEIFEYEREKTKC, from the coding sequence ATGCTTGCTGAAATAAGAAGCCTAAACGAAGAGTGTGGCGTTGTTGGAGTCTGGGGACATCCCGATGCAGCACAGCTTGCTTACTACGGTTTGCATAGCTTACAACATCGTGGTCAAGAGGGAGCTGGCATCGTCGTGACGGACGGTGACCAGATGTCCATCACTAAGGGTGAAGGTCTTGTCACAGAAATATTCACGGCTGATAAAATGCAGGCACTTTCCGGTTCAGGAAAAGCTGCGATCGGCCATGTCCGTTATACAACGGCAGGTGGCGGCGGGTATCAAAATGTTCAGCCTTTCCTGTTCAATTCACATACAGGAGGGCTGGCCCTTGCTCATAATGGGAACATCGTCAATGCCCATCAATTAAAAGCACAGCTTGAAGGACAGGGAAGCATTTTTCAAACGACATCGGATACGGAAGTTCTGGCCCATTTGATTAAACGGTCCGGCTACTCAGATGTCAGGGATTCCGTGAAAAACAGTTTAAGCATGCTGAAGGGAGCTTATGCCTTTGTCATCATGACAGAAAACCAAATGATCATGGCAAGAGATCCGCATGGCTTCCGTCCACTTTCCTTAGGGAAAATAGGCGATGCATATTTCGCTGCATCCGAAACATGTGCCCTTGATATTGTAGGTGCAGAATTCATCCGCGATATTGAACCGGGTGAACTCGTTGTCATTAATGATGAGGGAATCACTTCCGAGTACTTTTCGCTTTCTAGTCAGCAGGCAATGTGTACGATGGAATATGTGTACTTTTCCCGTCCGGATAGTAACATTGATGGGATCAATGTTCATACGGCACGAAAAAACCTTGGCAAGCAAATGGCACTGGAAGCTAAAATAGAAGCGGATGTAGTTACAGGTGTACCCGATTCCAGTATTTCCGCAGCGATAGGCTATGCTGAAGCGGCCGGAATTCCCTATGAAATGGGCTTAATAAAAAATCGTTATGTTGGACGGACGTTCATTCAGCCATCACAGAGTCTGCGTGAACAAGGCGTGAAGATGAAACTTTCACCTGTAAGAGGGGTCGTAGAAGGTAAGCGGGTTATAATGGTTGATGATTCAATCGTCCGTGGGACCACGAGCAGAAGGATTGTCCGCATGTTAAAAGATGCAGGAGCCAAAGAAGTGCATGTTGTAATCAGCTCGCCACCGATCAAGAATCCATGTTTTTATGGAATAGACACGTCTAAAAAGGAAGAACTGATTGCGAGCTCTAAATCGGTGGAGGAAATAAGGGAAATCATTGGTGCTGATTCATTAACTTTTTTAAGTGTCGAAGGTATGGTCGAAGCAATTGGCCGACCATTTCCTGGAGAAACGCGCGGTTCATGCCTAGCTTGTTTCACCGGAAATTATCCGACTGAAATTTTTGAGTACGAACGAGAAAAAACAAAATGTTAA
- the purM gene encoding phosphoribosylformylglycinamidine cyclo-ligase, with translation MANAYKQAGVDIEAGYEAVNRMKKHVKRTFRPEVMNGLGGFGGMFDLSSLNLKEPVLISGTDGVGTKLLLAFMMDKHDTIGVDCVAMCVNDVVVQGAAPLYFLDYIACGKADPERIEMIVKGIADGCEQAGCALIGGETAEMPGMYETEEYDVAGFTVGAVEKSRLITGEAISAGDVVIGLASSGIHSNGYSLVRKILLEDSGMGLHDFVPELGCKLGEELLKPTKIYVKSILSTLEKFDVNGLAHITGGGFIENIPRILPEGCGVEIELGSWEIPSVFAFLEEKGNLVKEEMFNIFNMGIGMTAVVKKEVASDVVAHLRSCGEEASVIGTIVDGNGVSFK, from the coding sequence ATGGCTAATGCATATAAACAGGCTGGTGTGGATATTGAGGCTGGTTATGAAGCGGTAAATCGAATGAAAAAACATGTAAAGCGCACATTTCGTCCAGAAGTAATGAATGGTCTTGGCGGTTTTGGAGGCATGTTTGACTTATCTTCCTTGAACCTTAAAGAACCTGTGCTCATTTCAGGTACGGATGGAGTGGGTACGAAACTTTTGTTGGCGTTCATGATGGATAAACACGATACAATTGGTGTGGATTGTGTAGCTATGTGCGTCAATGATGTTGTCGTTCAAGGTGCTGCACCTTTATACTTTTTAGATTATATTGCCTGCGGTAAAGCTGATCCAGAACGAATAGAAATGATCGTCAAAGGAATTGCAGATGGCTGTGAGCAGGCAGGCTGTGCTTTAATCGGCGGAGAAACAGCGGAAATGCCGGGCATGTACGAAACGGAAGAATACGATGTTGCAGGCTTTACTGTAGGTGCAGTTGAAAAATCACGTCTAATTACGGGTGAGGCAATCTCGGCGGGTGATGTCGTTATTGGACTTGCTTCAAGCGGCATCCACAGTAATGGATATTCACTTGTTCGTAAAATCCTTCTTGAAGACTCAGGTATGGGGCTTCATGACTTCGTACCGGAATTGGGTTGCAAGTTGGGTGAGGAATTACTAAAACCGACAAAAATCTATGTAAAATCCATTTTATCGACATTAGAAAAATTTGATGTTAATGGTCTTGCCCATATTACGGGTGGCGGGTTCATCGAAAATATTCCCCGTATTCTACCTGAAGGATGCGGTGTGGAAATCGAGCTAGGAAGCTGGGAAATTCCATCTGTATTCGCGTTCCTTGAAGAAAAAGGGAACCTTGTAAAAGAGGAAATGTTCAATATTTTCAATATGGGTATTGGAATGACGGCTGTCGTGAAAAAAGAAGTGGCATCTGATGTGGTAGCCCATCTACGGTCTTGCGGCGAAGAAGCATCGGTTATTGGAACGATTGTGGACGGAAATGGAGTGTCGTTTAAATAA
- the purN gene encoding phosphoribosylglycinamide formyltransferase yields MKRLAVFASGNGSNFQSISEAIKSGKLAAEICLVVCDREDAYVLERAKLENIDSFSFSAKNYSNKTEYESVILEKLRQYEIEFIILAGYMRLIGPTLLQKYTQRIVNIHPSLLPSFPGKDAIGQAFDAGVKETGVTVHYVDDGMDTGPIIAQNAVPILEGDTKDILQKRIQAMEHDMYPSVLQELCHKKLT; encoded by the coding sequence ATGAAGCGCCTTGCTGTCTTTGCATCAGGTAATGGTAGTAATTTCCAATCAATTTCTGAAGCAATAAAAAGTGGAAAATTGGCGGCGGAAATCTGTCTTGTCGTTTGTGATCGGGAAGACGCTTATGTACTTGAGAGAGCAAAGCTTGAGAATATTGATTCTTTCTCCTTTTCAGCGAAGAATTACTCTAACAAGACTGAGTATGAATCGGTAATCCTGGAGAAACTTCGCCAATATGAGATAGAGTTTATCATTCTGGCTGGTTATATGCGTTTGATTGGTCCGACATTATTACAAAAGTATACACAGAGAATTGTGAACATCCACCCTTCACTCTTGCCTAGTTTTCCAGGCAAGGATGCAATTGGCCAGGCTTTTGACGCTGGAGTGAAGGAAACGGGGGTAACCGTTCATTATGTTGATGATGGAATGGATACAGGACCGATCATTGCCCAAAATGCAGTGCCAATTCTTGAGGGGGATACGAAAGACATTCTTCAAAAAAGGATTCAGGCAATGGAGCATGACATGTATCCGTCAGTTTTGCAGGAGCTATGCCACAAGAAACTTACTTAA
- the purH gene encoding bifunctional phosphoribosylaminoimidazolecarboxamide formyltransferase/IMP cyclohydrolase, with translation MKKRALISVSDKTGIVEFAQGLIEAGFEIISTGGTKKTLQDNGVDVIGISDVTGFPEILDGRVKTLHPNVHGAVLAKHDDKDHAAQLAEHNIEPIQLVCVNLYPFQATISKPEVTVEDAIENIDIGGPTMLRSSAKNHEYVTVIVDSNDYPTVLAELKQNDGVSKTTNRRLAAKVFRHTAAYDAVISEYMTELTDEENPESLTVTYELKQSLRYGENPHQKAAFYKKPLGSVFSIAEAQQLHGKELSYNNINDADAALQIVKEFNEPAAVAVKHMNPCGVGVGATILEAYEKAYEADATSIFGGIIALNREVDKATAERLHEIFLEIIIAPGFTDEAVEILTSKKNLRLLTIDFDAAKKPERKLTSIEGGLLIQDRDAHSLKDAEVKVATKREPTPEEWKAMELGWKIVKHVKSNAIVVSNGQMTLGVGAGQMNRVGAAKIALEQAGERATGSALASDAFFPMDDTVEAAAKAGVTAIIQPGGSVKDQDSIKKADEYGIAMVFTGIRHFKH, from the coding sequence ATGAAGAAACGTGCTTTAATTAGTGTATCGGATAAAACAGGTATCGTAGAATTTGCTCAAGGTTTAATTGAGGCAGGTTTTGAAATTATTTCTACAGGCGGTACCAAAAAAACACTGCAGGATAATGGCGTTGATGTAATTGGAATCAGTGATGTCACCGGTTTTCCGGAAATCTTGGATGGACGTGTAAAAACACTTCACCCGAATGTCCATGGAGCAGTGTTGGCAAAACATGATGACAAGGATCACGCAGCACAGCTTGCAGAGCATAATATTGAACCAATTCAACTTGTCTGTGTAAACCTATATCCGTTCCAAGCGACTATTTCCAAACCAGAAGTCACTGTGGAAGATGCTATTGAAAACATCGATATCGGTGGACCGACAATGCTTCGTTCTTCTGCTAAAAACCACGAATATGTGACTGTTATCGTTGATTCAAATGATTATCCTACCGTATTGGCTGAGCTGAAACAAAACGACGGAGTATCAAAAACCACGAATCGCCGTTTGGCTGCAAAAGTCTTCCGCCATACAGCTGCATATGATGCTGTCATTTCGGAGTATATGACTGAACTTACCGATGAAGAGAATCCTGAATCATTGACTGTTACCTATGAATTGAAACAGTCCCTTCGTTATGGGGAAAATCCACATCAAAAAGCAGCATTCTATAAAAAACCGCTTGGTTCCGTTTTCTCAATTGCTGAAGCGCAGCAATTACATGGAAAAGAGCTTTCATACAACAACATTAATGACGCTGATGCAGCACTTCAAATCGTTAAGGAATTCAATGAGCCGGCTGCTGTTGCTGTTAAACATATGAATCCTTGCGGCGTCGGTGTAGGAGCGACCATTTTAGAAGCGTATGAAAAAGCTTATGAGGCAGATGCTACTTCCATTTTCGGTGGAATCATTGCTTTGAACCGTGAAGTTGATAAAGCGACTGCGGAAAGGCTTCATGAAATTTTCCTTGAAATCATCATTGCTCCTGGGTTTACAGATGAAGCAGTGGAAATATTAACAAGCAAGAAAAACCTTCGTTTATTAACGATCGATTTCGATGCGGCTAAAAAACCTGAGCGTAAATTGACTTCCATTGAAGGCGGATTACTTATTCAAGATCGAGATGCACATAGCTTAAAGGATGCAGAGGTAAAAGTTGCAACGAAACGTGAGCCCACTCCTGAAGAATGGAAAGCAATGGAACTTGGCTGGAAAATCGTAAAGCATGTAAAGTCGAATGCAATAGTGGTTAGTAACGGTCAAATGACCTTAGGTGTTGGCGCAGGTCAAATGAACCGTGTCGGTGCTGCAAAAATTGCTCTGGAACAAGCTGGGGAAAGAGCGACAGGTAGTGCATTGGCATCAGATGCTTTCTTCCCAATGGATGATACTGTAGAAGCGGCAGCAAAAGCGGGCGTCACGGCAATTATTCAGCCTGGTGGATCTGTAAAAGATCAAGATTCAATCAAGAAAGCTGATGAATATGGGATTGCAATGGTATTTACAGGAATTCGTCACTTTAAACATTAA
- the purD gene encoding phosphoribosylamine--glycine ligase — MNVLVIGRGGREHAIARKLFESKRVGTVFAAPGNPGMTDVATLVPIEENNHEELVAFAKKNAISLTVIGPETPLLNGLADDFTDAGLKVFGPNGRAAVIEGSKSFAKDLMKNYSIPTAEYETFSDYDSAKAYIEKMGAPIVIKADGLAAGKGVVVAMTMEEALDAIHDMLVGAKFGEASAKVVIEEFLDGEEFSLMAFVNGEKVYPMVIAQDHKRVFDGDQGPNTGGMGAYSPVPQISDEMIQTAVETILQPTVNAMISENRRFTGILYAGLIATEKGTKVIEFNARFGDPETQVVLPRLKTDFVDTLEAVLSGEDLQLEWHEEAVLGVVVAADGYPGDYKKGSIIKGLEKIDPNAHVYHAGTAKNVEGNFISNGGRVLLVAAKGNDLASAQAEVYKELGHIEKDGLFWRTDIGYRAI; from the coding sequence ATGAATGTACTAGTAATTGGCCGGGGCGGCAGGGAGCATGCCATAGCCCGCAAATTATTTGAAAGTAAACGGGTTGGGACAGTTTTTGCAGCACCTGGAAATCCAGGTATGACAGATGTAGCGACTCTTGTTCCAATTGAAGAAAACAATCATGAGGAATTGGTTGCCTTCGCAAAGAAGAATGCAATTTCATTAACGGTGATTGGGCCCGAAACGCCATTGTTGAATGGACTTGCAGACGACTTTACGGATGCAGGCTTAAAGGTATTTGGCCCTAATGGCCGTGCTGCAGTCATTGAGGGAAGTAAATCCTTTGCTAAAGATTTAATGAAGAACTACAGCATTCCGACAGCGGAATATGAAACATTTTCTGATTATGATTCAGCAAAGGCATATATCGAAAAAATGGGTGCCCCTATTGTCATAAAAGCGGATGGCTTGGCTGCAGGAAAAGGTGTCGTTGTTGCAATGACGATGGAAGAGGCGTTAGACGCCATCCATGATATGCTAGTCGGGGCAAAGTTCGGCGAAGCTTCTGCCAAAGTCGTTATTGAGGAATTTCTCGATGGCGAGGAATTCTCATTGATGGCATTCGTGAATGGGGAAAAAGTGTATCCGATGGTCATTGCTCAAGATCACAAGCGAGTTTTTGATGGAGATCAGGGTCCGAACACAGGTGGAATGGGTGCATACTCACCAGTTCCGCAAATTTCCGATGAAATGATTCAGACTGCAGTCGAAACAATTCTTCAGCCTACAGTAAATGCGATGATTTCGGAAAATCGGCGTTTTACAGGTATATTATATGCCGGGTTGATTGCTACTGAAAAGGGCACAAAAGTCATTGAGTTCAATGCACGTTTTGGCGATCCGGAAACGCAAGTTGTTTTACCACGCCTAAAAACCGATTTCGTAGATACGCTTGAAGCGGTTCTTTCTGGGGAGGATTTACAACTTGAATGGCATGAAGAAGCTGTTCTTGGAGTGGTTGTGGCAGCTGATGGATATCCAGGGGATTATAAGAAGGGTTCAATCATTAAAGGCTTGGAAAAGATTGATCCGAATGCCCATGTTTATCATGCTGGAACGGCTAAAAATGTTGAGGGGAATTTCATCTCAAACGGCGGACGTGTACTTCTGGTTGCTGCAAAAGGGAATGATTTGGCCTCAGCCCAAGCTGAAGTATATAAAGAGTTGGGGCATATTGAGAAAGACGGCTTATTCTGGCGAACGGATATTGGATACCGTGCAATTTAA
- a CDS encoding YgaP-like transmembrane domain: MKFKQNISIINALMRITCGFTFLTWAMARMVKKPWKNQSYIIVVMLSAMKIGEGILRYCPLTDAMENGQTLMKNEPKQDRESNSSDSY; encoded by the coding sequence ATGAAGTTTAAACAAAATATCAGTATAATAAATGCCTTAATGCGAATTACGTGTGGTTTTACCTTTCTAACATGGGCAATGGCTAGAATGGTAAAGAAACCCTGGAAAAACCAATCTTATATTATTGTGGTCATGCTTTCTGCAATGAAAATAGGCGAAGGCATTCTCCGCTATTGCCCCCTTACGGATGCAATGGAAAATGGACAAACCTTAATGAAAAATGAACCAAAACAGGATAGAGAGTCTAATTCATCAGATTCATATTAA
- a CDS encoding adenine deaminase C-terminal domain-containing protein — translation MLEQRYRWKNKHLREHIDVLDGNRAPHILLKNTTYLNQALRKWVKANIWIYDDRIIYVGDKLPDNIDRCEMVDCTNQYLVPGYIEPHSHPSQLYNPLSFSRYASHFGTTTLINDNLPFLLQLDKKKAFSLLKELRNIPVTMYWWSRFDGQTELIDEDTVFSHGAVKSWLEHDAVLQGGELTGWPKLLDGDDMMLHWIQEAKRMRKKIEGHFPGASEKTLAKMTLFGADCDHEAMTGDEVMARLLQGYYVSLRHSSIRPDLPKMIKEIHELGIDHYDKFFYTTDGSPPSFYEGGLIDCLIKIAIEHGVPVIDAYNMATINIARYYNIEYLHGNIATGRVANINFLTDVKEPAPVSVMAKGKWVKRDGEIIPDLQEIEWSDFDFKPLDLDWDLSLKEDFEFSMPFGIELVNNVITKPYSLSNDVGYEELNFDDDECFFMLIDREGKWRINTILKGFADKLCGFAGSYTNTGDIILIGKRKKDMHLAFNRLKEIGGGIILTEHGKVIHELPLKLMGVMSTKEVPELIKEENELKHLLRERGYRFDDPVYTLSFFSTTHLPYIRLTQRGVYDVMNKTILFPTIMR, via the coding sequence ATGCTTGAACAGCGCTATAGATGGAAAAATAAACATCTAAGAGAACATATAGATGTGCTGGATGGCAATAGGGCACCACACATTCTGCTTAAAAATACGACTTATTTAAATCAGGCTTTACGAAAATGGGTGAAAGCGAATATATGGATATATGATGATCGCATCATATATGTCGGCGATAAGCTTCCGGATAATATAGACCGCTGTGAAATGGTTGACTGCACAAACCAGTATTTAGTCCCGGGTTATATTGAGCCGCATTCACATCCTTCTCAATTATATAATCCCCTTTCTTTTTCACGTTATGCATCTCATTTTGGGACAACGACATTGATCAATGATAACTTGCCGTTTCTATTGCAGTTGGATAAAAAGAAAGCGTTTTCTCTTTTGAAAGAATTACGCAACATTCCTGTAACGATGTATTGGTGGAGCCGTTTTGACGGACAGACGGAATTGATCGATGAAGATACGGTATTTTCCCATGGGGCAGTTAAATCCTGGCTGGAGCATGATGCCGTATTACAGGGCGGGGAGCTAACAGGATGGCCGAAGCTTCTCGATGGGGATGACATGATGCTGCACTGGATTCAGGAAGCCAAGCGGATGAGGAAGAAAATAGAAGGACACTTTCCAGGTGCTTCAGAGAAGACCTTAGCAAAAATGACCCTGTTCGGCGCCGATTGTGATCATGAGGCAATGACAGGCGATGAAGTCATGGCGCGCTTGCTGCAGGGGTATTATGTATCACTAAGACATTCTTCGATCCGGCCTGATCTTCCAAAGATGATAAAGGAAATCCATGAACTGGGCATCGATCATTATGACAAATTCTTTTATACGACAGATGGTTCGCCGCCGTCTTTTTATGAGGGTGGTCTAATAGACTGCTTGATCAAAATAGCGATAGAGCATGGCGTTCCGGTCATCGATGCTTACAATATGGCAACTATCAACATTGCACGATATTATAATATTGAATACCTTCATGGCAATATTGCCACTGGAAGGGTAGCGAACATTAACTTCCTGACCGATGTAAAGGAACCCGCACCGGTTTCGGTAATGGCAAAAGGGAAATGGGTGAAAAGGGATGGTGAGATCATTCCTGATTTACAGGAAATCGAATGGAGTGATTTTGATTTTAAACCACTTGATCTTGATTGGGATCTTAGTTTAAAGGAAGATTTTGAATTTTCCATGCCGTTTGGGATTGAATTGGTCAATAATGTAATTACGAAACCGTACTCCCTTTCCAATGATGTAGGGTATGAAGAGCTGAACTTCGATGATGATGAATGCTTTTTCATGCTTATTGATCGGGAAGGGAAATGGCGCATCAATACAATATTAAAAGGGTTTGCGGATAAATTGTGTGGCTTTGCTGGCTCTTATACCAATACCGGTGATATCATACTAATCGGTAAAAGGAAAAAGGATATGCATTTGGCATTTAACCGGCTGAAGGAAATTGGCGGTGGAATCATTTTAACGGAACATGGAAAGGTGATCCATGAACTTCCTCTTAAACTAATGGGAGTCATGTCCACCAAAGAGGTTCCTGAATTGATAAAAGAAGAAAATGAATTGAAACATTTGCTGCGTGAGAGGGGATATCGCTTCGATGATCCTGTTTACACCCTTTCATTCTTTTCGACAACCCATCTGCCATATATAAGGCTAACCCAGCGAGGAGTATATGATGTTATGAATAAAACTATACTCTTTCCCACTATAATGCGTTAA
- a CDS encoding DUF3048 domain-containing protein has translation MKLKRVLFIVIAILLLAGCSAKEDPASDDSKPKDPDVIKNRNVKNEPSNEFPLTGIATDEGSEQRAVAVMINNHPKARPQSGLSEADMVYEMLAEGDITRFLAIFQSETPSRIGPIRSARDYYIELAKGLDCIYVCHGNSPEAKTMLDKGYIDNLNGLYYDGTLFHRSADRKAPHNSYISFEDIRKGVKEKGYEMNGAPEPYTFLSKEEAAGLQGEQALKTEISYGSDEYDVKYEYDATEEKYKRYSNGEQTVEYKSNKPILLDNILIIEATHQVIDDKGRRKIDLKSGGKGYLLQKGTANEVEWVNKDGRIIPVKNDNEVGLIPGKTWINIIPNEPGLVGDVSF, from the coding sequence ATGAAATTAAAGAGAGTTCTTTTCATCGTTATTGCTATTTTATTGCTGGCAGGCTGTTCGGCGAAAGAGGATCCTGCATCGGATGACAGTAAGCCAAAAGATCCGGATGTCATCAAAAATAGAAATGTGAAAAATGAACCTTCCAATGAGTTTCCACTTACAGGTATAGCCACCGATGAAGGCAGTGAGCAAAGGGCTGTAGCAGTGATGATTAATAATCATCCGAAAGCACGCCCGCAATCGGGCCTCTCAGAAGCCGATATGGTCTACGAAATGCTCGCAGAAGGTGACATAACCAGATTTTTAGCTATCTTCCAAAGTGAAACGCCAAGCCGAATCGGTCCGATTCGGAGTGCAAGGGACTATTATATCGAATTGGCAAAAGGCCTGGATTGCATCTATGTGTGTCATGGGAATAGCCCCGAGGCAAAAACCATGCTGGACAAAGGGTATATTGATAACTTGAACGGATTATATTATGATGGTACTTTGTTTCATCGTTCGGCAGATAGAAAAGCACCGCACAATTCCTACATCTCTTTTGAGGATATCCGAAAAGGCGTGAAGGAAAAGGGATATGAGATGAATGGTGCACCGGAACCTTATACTTTCCTTTCAAAAGAAGAGGCGGCTGGCCTTCAAGGGGAACAGGCACTGAAAACCGAGATATCCTACGGATCAGACGAGTATGATGTAAAGTATGAATACGACGCCACGGAAGAGAAATATAAACGTTATTCGAATGGTGAGCAAACAGTCGAATATAAATCGAATAAACCTATTTTACTGGATAATATATTGATCATTGAGGCCACTCATCAAGTGATCGACGATAAAGGTCGCCGTAAAATTGACTTGAAAAGTGGTGGAAAAGGTTATTTACTTCAAAAAGGAACAGCGAATGAAGTAGAATGGGTTAATAAGGATGGTCGGATTATACCAGTGAAAAACGATAACGAAGTAGGGTTGATTCCAGGGAAAACTTGGATCAATATTATTCCGAATGAACCTGGTTTAGTAGGAGACGTCTCATTTTGA
- a CDS encoding YerC/YecD family TrpR-related protein has product MQIDKLRGKETDQLFKSILSLRDLDECYRFFDDLCTVNEISSLAQRLEVARMLEEGKTYHKIETETGASTATISRVKRCLNYGNDAYSMALNRIKENVEETTES; this is encoded by the coding sequence ATGCAAATTGATAAGTTAAGAGGAAAAGAAACGGATCAGCTGTTTAAGTCGATCCTTTCCTTGCGTGATTTGGACGAATGTTATCGATTTTTTGATGATTTATGTACAGTTAATGAAATTTCATCATTAGCACAGCGTCTTGAAGTAGCCCGGATGCTTGAAGAAGGTAAAACCTATCATAAAATCGAAACGGAAACAGGTGCAAGCACGGCTACGATTTCCAGGGTCAAACGCTGCTTGAATTACGGAAATGACGCTTATTCAATGGCTCTTAACCGTATTAAAGAAAACGTTGAGGAAACAACTGAATCTTAA
- a CDS encoding heptaprenylglyceryl phosphate synthase, whose product MYDFREWKHVFKLDPNKEISDEALEKVCESGTDAIMVGGTDGITLENVLHLMARVRRYTVPCVMEISSVETVTPGFDLYFIPSVLNSTNPDWMMKLHQQAVKEYGYLLNWDEIFVEGYCILNAECKAAQLTKANTQLDMDDVGAYAMMAEKMFNLPIFYLEYSGDYGDIQMVEAAKESLENTVLFYGGGIKSVEQAKEMSKFADVIVVGNVIYEDLKAALATVTAVNENMK is encoded by the coding sequence ATGTACGATTTTCGCGAGTGGAAACATGTTTTCAAACTCGATCCAAATAAAGAAATAAGTGATGAGGCTCTTGAAAAAGTCTGTGAATCCGGTACGGATGCAATCATGGTCGGGGGAACGGATGGAATCACGCTTGAGAATGTGCTTCATTTAATGGCACGGGTCAGACGATATACCGTCCCATGTGTAATGGAGATTTCTTCTGTTGAAACGGTGACGCCAGGGTTTGATTTATATTTCATTCCAAGTGTCCTGAATAGCACCAACCCGGATTGGATGATGAAACTGCATCAGCAAGCAGTCAAAGAATACGGATACCTTTTGAATTGGGATGAAATTTTCGTTGAAGGGTACTGTATTCTGAATGCCGAGTGTAAGGCTGCTCAATTGACGAAAGCCAATACCCAACTGGATATGGATGATGTGGGAGCATACGCGATGATGGCAGAAAAGATGTTCAACCTGCCGATTTTTTATCTGGAATACAGCGGTGATTATGGCGATATCCAGATGGTGGAAGCAGCCAAAGAGAGCTTGGAGAATACCGTACTTTTCTACGGCGGTGGGATAAAATCAGTTGAACAGGCCAAAGAGATGTCTAAGTTTGCGGATGTCATCGTTGTTGGCAATGTGATTTATGAAGATTTGAAAGCGGCACTTGCAACAGTTACGGCAGTTAATGAAAACATGAAATAA